The Rhodamnia argentea isolate NSW1041297 chromosome 7, ASM2092103v1, whole genome shotgun sequence genome contains the following window.
TTCAAGAAAGAAGCACGTGTGCGTGTGTTTTTGCCATGCGTGATGATACAACTCACGAGCTCAAACTGTCTCCCCCTTATTTTAAGGACGATTTCCGTTGCAACAACTTCCTCGAAAAAGATTCCCACCTGGAATCTCCACGAAAACATTCGATTTCGCCCTTCTTTACAGCGATTCTGTTCTGTTCCCTGTTGGATTCCCTATATATACGGTATCGCCCCCGCGCTAGCCCCCCCCCCCAGACTCCTCATCGCATCTcgatctctctcctccttccccAAATCCACCTCCGGCGATGGCGGCCCTGGCCTGCTCCCCCGCGgacctcctccccctcctcggCGGCAACgccacctccgccgccgccgagtACATCTGCGGGCGCTTCGATGCGGTCTCGAGCAAGTTCGTGGACACGGGCTACGCTGTGGACAACACCTACCTCCTCTTCTCCACGTACCTCGTCTTCTCCATGCAGATCGGGTTCGCCATGCTCTGCGCGGGCTCGGTCCGCGCCAAGAACACCATGAACATCATGCTCACCAACGTCCTCGACGCCGCGACCGGCAGCTTCTTCTACTACCTCTTCGGGTTCGCCCTGGCCTTCGGGACCCCCTCCAACGGCTTCATCGGGCAGCACTTCTTCGGCCTCTCCAAGTTCCCTTCCCAGTCTTTCGATTACGGGTTCTTCTTGTTCCAGTGGGCCTTCGCCATTGCAGCCGCTGGAATCACGAGCGGATCCATCGCGGAGCGCACGCAGTTCGGCGCGTATCTGATCTATTCCTCGTTCTTGACGGGCTTGGTGTATCCAATTGCCTCTCATTGGTTTTGGTCTGCGGACGGCTGGGCAAGCCCGGCGCGAGCGGATAATCTGTTGTTTGGATCTGGAGTTATTGACTTTGCCGGGTCGGGGGTGGTCCACATGGTCGGCGGCATCGCTGGCCTTTGGGGAGCCCTCATTGAAGGCCCGCGTATCGGCCGCTTTGATCATTCTGGTAAGCCGGTGACCCTCCGTGGCCACAGCGCCACATTGGTGGTCCTCGGCACGTTCCTCCTGTGGTTCGGATGGTACGGCTTCAACCCCGGTTCGTTCCTCAACATCCTAAAGGCCTACGGAGTGAGTGGCTCCTACTACGGCCAGTGGAGCGCCATCGGGAGGACTGCCGTCACCACCACCCTCGCAGGAAGCACCGCCGCCCTCACCACCCTCTTTGGCAAGAGGGTGCTCGTTGGCCACTGGAATGTCACCGACGTGTGCAACGGCCTCCTCGGCGGATTTGCCGCCATCACCGCCGGCTGTGCCGTGGTCGACCCCTGGGCCGCCATACTCTGTGGGTTTGTTGCGGCGTGGGTCCTCATCGGGTTCAACAAGCTGGCGGAGAAACTCAAGTACGATGACCCGCTGGAGGCAGCGCAGCTTCATGGCGGCTGCGGCGCATGGGGTCTTCTGTTCACCGGACTGTTCGCGAAGCAGGCCTACGTGAACGAAGTGTACCCAGGGGTGGAGAACAGGCCATACGGGCTCTTCATGGGCGGCGGGGGAGGCCTGCTGGCGGCGCAGGTGGTGCAGATCCTGGTGGTGGCAGCATGGACGAGCGTGACGATGGGGACGCTCTTCTTCATCCTGCACAAGATGAAGCTCCTGAGGATCTCGCACGAGGAGGAGGTCGCTGGCATGGACCTCACCAGCCACGGAGGGCTTGCCTATGAGTTCGAGGCTGAAGAGAAGAAGGAGATTTCATTCTGAGCGAAGATGAAGATTCCGAGCGTGGGCGTCTCGATGCCAAGAGAATTTGTCTCCTCTGCTCCAGACGATTGACGGATGTTACTTAGCGGTAAAGCTTCCATGTACATTCATCTGTCCAGAGCTAGCGCTGTTCCATTGCTATTCCTTTGTATGTACATGTCTTGCTGGGTTTTGCGGAAAAAAACGTCATGCCTATGGATATTTTCTCAGTTCTTCACCAAGCGAAGAAACAACTCATTCCTCAATTTGTACTCATAATCAATTAACGAACAGTAGTCTATACACAAGAAAAACCCGATGCCACAGATGAATTCCTGCTTCATTTTCGCGCAGCATGAAATTCGAGACAATTTGGCAATATTTGGATTCACCTCCAGGTGTTATCATTCATTGTACATAAACCTGAATCTCCAGCAAAGATCATCATAATCGGAAA
Protein-coding sequences here:
- the LOC115752474 gene encoding ammonium transporter 1 member 4-like, with the translated sequence MAALACSPADLLPLLGGNATSAAAEYICGRFDAVSSKFVDTGYAVDNTYLLFSTYLVFSMQIGFAMLCAGSVRAKNTMNIMLTNVLDAATGSFFYYLFGFALAFGTPSNGFIGQHFFGLSKFPSQSFDYGFFLFQWAFAIAAAGITSGSIAERTQFGAYLIYSSFLTGLVYPIASHWFWSADGWASPARADNLLFGSGVIDFAGSGVVHMVGGIAGLWGALIEGPRIGRFDHSGKPVTLRGHSATLVVLGTFLLWFGWYGFNPGSFLNILKAYGVSGSYYGQWSAIGRTAVTTTLAGSTAALTTLFGKRVLVGHWNVTDVCNGLLGGFAAITAGCAVVDPWAAILCGFVAAWVLIGFNKLAEKLKYDDPLEAAQLHGGCGAWGLLFTGLFAKQAYVNEVYPGVENRPYGLFMGGGGGLLAAQVVQILVVAAWTSVTMGTLFFILHKMKLLRISHEEEVAGMDLTSHGGLAYEFEAEEKKEISF